Genomic DNA from Paenibacillus donghaensis:
ATCCAGCAGCAGGATCGGTCTGCGGCTGAGCAGCGCACGGGCCAGCGCCACCCGCTGTTCCTGTCCACCGCTCAGCACCCGGCCGCCGCTGCCAATCGGCTCTGCTAAGCCTTGCGGCAGGGCTGCGGCCAGCTTGCTTAATCCGGCGGCAGCTACCACTCCGGCCACTTCTTCATCGGAGGCCTCCGGGTAGTAGAAGCGCACATTCTCCGCCAGCGAGCCGCTGAAGATATAAGGCCGCTGCGGAATATAAGAGGTCTGCTTGCGCCAGGCCTCATCCGTCAACGCACTGACAGCCGTGCCATTGATTCTAATCTGGCCGGAATCAGGGTGAAGGAAGCCGCCCAGTACATCAACCAGTGTCGATTTGCCGGCTCCGCTCTCCCCGATAATGCCGATTCGGCAGGCTCCCTTGAAGCTGAGGTTAACCTCATCCAGCGAAGGGCCGCCTTCTTCCTCATATTTCACACCGATGTCGCTCAGCGTCAGCTCCGATTCCGGCTTCCAGCTGAAGACGGATGCCGGAATCGACGCTGCTGTCCCCTGTTCCGTACCGCTTGGCTCAACCAGTACGGCCTGCGCCGTGTCGCGGTCAATGATGCTCTTCATCGCTTCGCCCGCTTCCTTGCCGTCCAGCGTAGCATGGAAGTCGGCCCCGACCAGCCTTACCGGCAGGAAATACTCGGGGGCCAGAATCAGGATGGTCAGCCCTGTCACCAGCGTCATCTGCTCATTGACCAGCCGCAGGCCCAGACTCACCGCCACTGACGCCACGGACAGCATCGTGAAGAAGTCCATCGCGAACGAGGACAGGAAGGCCACCCGCAGCGTCTTCATCGTGGCCGAGCGGTAGCGGTCGCTTACCAGCGCAATGCTCTCGCTGTGGCTGCGACTGCGGCCCAAGAATTTCAGCGTCTCCAGCCCGCGCAGTGAATCGACGAAATGGTTCGACAACGTGCGGTAGGACTTCAGCTGGCGGTCCATCTGCTTGCGTGCCGTCATGCCAATCAGGATCATGAACACGATGATGATCGGCATCGTTAAGGTAAGAATAATACCGCTGGCAGTATCCAGCGTATAGACATAGAACAGCAGTAGAAATGGCGTCACCGACATACCAACCATCCGCGGTATAATCAACTCCAGATAAGTGCGGAACTTGGTCACTCCCTCTAAGACAAGAGTAACCAAAGTGCCGGTTCCCCGGTCCCCTGCCAGTCTCGGCCCCAGCTGGAACAGCTTGTCCATCATGGCCCTGCGCATGCTGCTGCCTGTCGCCTCTGCGAACCGGTAAGATACCCGGCTCATCAGCAGGGCGCAGATGTGGCGGAGCAGAAACGCAAGAAGGAACAAGAGCGAAGTCGCCCATTGTTCCTCCAGCGGTTCTCCCGCGAACAGCGCAGATACAACCTCTGCCAGCGATTTTGCCAGCAGAAGAATGGACAGGCTTTGCACCAGGGTAAGGAAGCCCACGATCAGAAAGACCGGCTTTACTCCTTTGTACCCAAGCAAATTTTTATCCATTAGTATTCAAGATGCTCCTTCTCGTGAATCCGTTTGTGAAAGATAAAGTAACTCCAGATCTGATAGCCCAGTACGAACGGCAGCATCGTCAGCGCCACAATCGTCATCACCTTCAGCGAATAATGGCCCGAAGCCGCGTTGGTAATTGTCAGATTGAAGGCTTGATCAATCGAGCTGATCATCACGCGCGGGAATAGTCCCACGAAGATGGACGCTACCGAGAGGGCAAACACCGCACCGGTCATGCCAAACGCCCAGCTGTCCTTCTCCTTGGTCATGAAATATCCGGCCGCCACGTAAGCGGCGATACCCAGAATAATAATAATCAGCAGCCAGGTTCCGCGTTGCTCGAAGATATCCGTCATATAATATGTCATTACCACAAAAGCTACCAGCAGCGCGCCCAGCGGCAGCAGCAGCTTCTGGGCCAGCTTGCGCGCGCGCAGCTGCAGATCGCCGGTCGTGCGCAGCGTTGTGAACATTAGTCCATGCACCAGGCACATCATCACTACAGCCACACCCGCAAGTACGGTGTAGACATTGACGATGTCGGTAAATCCGGCACGCATCTGCATGTCCGCATCAATCGGCAGCCCTTTAATGAAGCTGGCGAAGACTACGGCAAGCAGGAACGGCGGCAGCAGACTGCCGAAGAAGATGCAGGCGTCCCAGGTTTTTTTCCAGGCCTGTGAGTCGCGTTTGCCTCTGAATTCAAAAGCCACCCCGCGCGCAATCAGCGCCAGCAGTGCGAACACAAACGGAATGTAGAATCCGCTGAACAGCGTCGCGTACCACTCGGGGAACGCTGCGAACATCGCACCCGCCGCTGTAATCAGCCAGACCTCATTAGCATCCCAGAACGGGCCGATCGAGTTGATCAGCACCCGCTTTTCACTGTCGTTTTTGGCCAGCAGCTGTGTCTGCATCCCTACCCCGAAGTCGAAGCCCTCCAGGAAAAAGAAGCCCACAAACAGCACCGCAATCAGCAGGAACCATAATTCATTAAGAGACATGTGGCCCGACCCCCTTGTTATACGGATCATGTGGCTGACCGTGATCTTGATCCATGTTGTACGGACCTTGTTTGATTACCTTAATGAACAAGCCAACCAATACGGCACCCAGAATCGCATAAATCGTTGTAAATGATATCACCGAGAATAGCACCTGACCGCTTGTAATATTAGGCGATACGCTGTCTTTTGTCTGCATCAGTCCGAATACCGTCCAAGGCTGACGGCCAATTTCAGTCATAATCCAGCCTGCGGTATTAGCAATCGGTGGAAGCAGCAGCCCCCACAGCATAAAGCGCATGAACCAGGTATTCGGACGGTCCATCTTTTTGCGCCACATCAGATACATCGCATACAAGCCAAGCACAATCATCAATGTACCAGCCAGCACCATAATCCGGAAGCTCCAGAACGTCGTGCGCACGGGCGGGATATAATCTCCCGGTCCATATTGCTGTTCATATTCTGCCTGCAGCTGATTCATCCCTTTAACTTCACCGGAGAACTTGCTGTACGACAGGAAGCTCAGCATATAGGGAATTTGGAATTCGTTAGTGTTTACTTTGTTGACCGGATCTATATTAGCCCATACGGTCCAAGGAGCCGGATCACCACTTTTGCCCCATAGTGCTTCAGTGGCTGCCATCTTCATCGGCTGGGTCCCAACCAGGTATTGTGCCTGGGCATGTCCGGCTACTGCCACACCAATAGAAGAGATAATCCCTACAATAGCTGCAATCTCGAACGATTTTTTGAAAAAAGAAACCTCCTGCTTCTTCAGCAGCTTATACGCGCTGATCCCCGTCACCAGGAATGCGCCTGTGGCATAAGCCGCCAGCACCGTATGCGGGAACTCGACCAGCAGCTGGCCGTTCGTAATGAGCGCGAAGAAATCATTCATCTCCGCCCGCCCATTATTAACCGCGAAGCCAACCGGGTGCTGCATGAAGGAGTTCGCCACCAGAATCCAGAAGGCCGACAGCATCGTGCCGAAGGCTACCAGCCAGATCGAGAGCAGATGGACTCTTTTGGACACCTTATCCCAACCGAAGATCCACAGCCCGATAAAGGTAGACTCCAGAAAAAAAGCCAGCAGCGCTTCTATTGCCAGCGGAGCCCCGAACACATCTCCTACGAAACGCGAATAGTCCGACCAGTTCATCCCGAACTGGAATTCCTGCAGAATCCCTGTTACTACACCGACTGCAAAATTGATGAGAAACAGCTTCCCCCAGAATTGCGCCATTTTTTTGTATTCCTCATTGCCTTTTCTAACGTACATGGTCTCCATAATCGCAATCAGGAGCGCTAGTCCAATGGATACCGGCACAAAGAAATAGTGAAAAATCGTCGTCGATGCGAATTGAAACCGTGACAGCATGACTGTATCCATATTTCTCCCCTTCCTGTTCCCTCAATTCAATAGATCTATTCTGTCAAAAATTCGAGGGAGTAAGTGTGATATATGTCACAACAAACAGGGCTTTCAGGGCTTAAAAACAATAAATTTGTGACAAATATCACAATATAGCGTTAGAATGCAAAAAAAATAAGACGGTTTTCCCGTCTTGGATTGGTTCTTGATGCTATAGCAAGCTTTATGCGTTAAGGTCTTATCATCAGGTAATCGAGATACCCTTCTTCAACGATTTGAGGTCGCCATTAGAATTGAGCAACAGCGGAAGCATCTTCATGCTACGTTCCATAGGAGAGTGACAGAGACGACAAGAAGGCGCATGTTCAAATGCGAAATTATCCCTCATCCATCCATTACAACCCTCATTGGTACAAGCCCAGATTGCAGTATTTTCTTCCGGTATTTCCTCCAAAGGTTTCTTCCGGTAGTTCATTGCCGTTCCTCCTTCCTTTATGTTCCAAAGGTAAACGTCGAATCCAGTCGTAATTCGTCTTTCTTTTCTTGAAATATCAGGAAGTTAATCCAAGATGTTCATCTATTTGATATTATAAAAAAAGACCGTCCCGACTTAAAAAAGCAGGGACGGTATCTTCTATTATTACAGTTTTACAACGTTTTCGGCTTGTGGTCCGCGGTTGCCTTGAACAACGTTGAATTCAACGCGTTGGCCTTCGTCCAAAGTTTTGAAGCCGTCGCCAGTGATTGCGCTGAAGTGAACGAATACGTCGCTTCCGCCTTCAACTTCGATGAAACCGAATCCTTTTTCTGCGTTGAACCATTTAACTGTACCTGTTTGCATGTGTGTTACCTCCACAAATTTAAATTAATATGTTCTTTTTATCTTCAAACAAAGAAAAAATTCACACATTGAGAAAGGTTGTATTTCTGAATCGACAGCCCTTTTCAATGTCAGAATTAGGTATCAATTGTATGAATGTTTTCATATTACCACACCTTTATAACAAAGGCAAGCTTGCTTATCCGAATTTAACCTTATTTCCCCTGAAAAGGCTGACTTCCCAATGTAAGGGTTATCAGCCTCCTTCTCCGTGACTGCTGTACTAGTATATGCGGCCTTTACAGCATTTATTCCTCGGGTTTCTCAAGAAGTTTTACGGTAACCTGCTTGACTTCTCCGTTGCGGTAAAATGTGATCTTCAGCTCGTCGCCAATCTTCGTTTTGTCGTATAAATATTTGCGCAGCTGCAGTGTAGAATGTATTGGCTGATTGTCAAACTTGGTAATCACATCATTAAGCTGCAGGCCGGCTTCCTTGCCCGGACCCACGGCATCCAGTACCACTACGCCGTCTGTTACGCTGGTTGGCAGATTCAGCTCCTTGCGCTGATCCTCTGCAAGCGGCACATACGGGTTGTTAAGATCTATCGAATATACACCCAGATAAGAACGGGCGATTTTGCCTTTGGCAGACAGCTCATCGGCGATATCCATAACATGGTTAGCGGGAATCGCAAAGCCCAATCCCTCCACACCGGTATCGGAAATCTTCATGGTGTTGATGCCAATCACCTTGCCGTTCAGATCAACCAGCGCACCGCCGCTGTTGCCTTCATTAATGGCGGCATCCGTCTGGATGACCTCCTGCTCCCAGTCGTATACCCCATCCTGATTCAGAGAGACGGGAATGGTACGTTCGGTGTAGCTGACAATCCCGGAGGTCAATGTGTCGCCCAGACCCAGCGGATTACCGATGGCAATTACCGTTTCCCCAAGCCGCAGCTTGGAGGAATCACCTATCTGCGCAACCATGTTGATTCCTTTGACATCGATGGAGAGTACGGCAATATCGCTCACCTTGTCTGTGCCCACCAGCTCTGCCTTGCGCGTCACGCCGTCAACGGTCACAACCTCCAGGTCACCCGAGCCGTCGATAACATGATTGTTGGTAATGATATAAGCCTTTTTGTTGTCCTTTTTATAAATTACGCCTGAGCCCAGTGCCGACTCATCGAGAATTTCCAGTTCCTTATTATCTTCCTTGTGGTTGATAATGCTGACCACCGCCGGACGAACCGTCGCAGCAGCCTGAATAATGCGTTCATAGGGATCACCGCTGCTTGGTGCCACATTCTGGACCCTTACCGGCTCTGCCACTTTCTCCTGTGAGAGCTGACCGGTTACCAGACTGAATAGCAGAACGGCAACCACCGCACTGATCAAGGAGCTGATCGCGGATATTTGCAAGGTGGACAGACCCCGCCGGCTCTTGCGCACCGACCATGTCCGGTTATTCGACGAACTTGATGTTTCCGCACGTTCTCTGCGCCGTGATACCTTGGTTGAATAGAAATCGTCATCAAACAATCCCACCGGTAATCCTCTCCCCTCTATCGCCAGTGCATTCAAGCCTCGAAAGCCAAGTACCCACGCGCAGATATTCCTCTTATCTATTAGACTCCACTAAGCCTTAAAAAGTTTCACTTTATTCATTCACCACAAAATGGTATTAACTAAGCTGCCAACTCTGAAATACTTGTAATTTCCTTGGTTTCACGGAATATTTCACAGCTTGAAAGAGTAGACTAGGGGTATAAGCCATGAACGCTACCCTGCTTCTCGTCTGTTTACAATTGTATCACAGCCAGATGGCAAGACACTGACTTTCTCAGGTAAAATAACTGTAAACTTTTACACCAAAATAATGATTTCAGTAAAAAGGAGCTGCTGAACCATGGAATCGTTCTCCACCAGCATGGACCTGGTACAGTTCATTGGTAAACTTGGTGATTTGAAGGATGAACACTATCATATGACGCTGGCTTTCAATGCCATGATGGAGCTGTTGATCGAAAAAGGGCTGGTTACCCGCCAGGAGCTGGAGCATAAGACTGCAGAGCTGAACCAGCTTATGACTGGCTCACCTTATCCCATGGCGTAGGACGGTCAAAGTAAGTGTCGCACAGCTTGAACTCAGTGTCCTTATAGAAAGTGCCCCGGTCCTCCATCGCACAGCGCACCGACATTCTGGCCAGATCAATCATATTATGGTCTCTGCTTAAATGAGCCAGATAGGCCCGCTTGGTGCGTCCTGTCAGAATCTCACTCAGTGCTGCCCCTGCAGCATCATTAGATAAATGACCCATATCGCCCAGAATACGGCGTTTCGTATTCCACGGATAACGTCCCATCCGCAGCATTTCAATATCGTGATTAGCCTCCAGCACAAGCACATCGGCATCCGAGATTGCCGTTCTCACTTTATCGCTCACATAGCCCAGGTCGGTAGCCACACACAGCTTCTCGCTGCCGTCATAGAAATTATAAGCGACCGGCTCGGCCGCATCATGCGAGATGGCGAAGGACTCCACGCGCAAGCTGCCGAAATCCCTCTGCTCCCCCGACTCCAGAATGACACGGTTATGCTCGGCAATCTTGCCGATCCCCTTCTCAATGGCTCCCCAGGTGTTGGTATTGGCATAGATGGGAAGATCATATTTGCGTGCCATGGCTCCAAGTCCGCGGATATGGTCCGAATGCTCATGGGTGACGAGAATGCCGTCAATATCGCTCCCCGTCAGCTCGCGCATGGCCAGCAGCTCATCGATCCGCTTGGCGCTCAGCCCCGCGTCAATCATAAGTGTGGTTTCCCCGTTGCGGACCACCGTCACATTCCCGGTAGAACCGCTCGACAGAACTGTAAATGATATTCCCATAATTCCTGCTCCTTCTACTCTGTTGTCTTGGGACTGATAATGTCCGCACTGATCGCGTCCACATAATAGGTGCTGCCATCCTCCAGAATGAACCGCCACATGGGCGAAGCCACCTGGCTCTCCGAATTGAACAATTCGCCGTAATACCCCAGCTCAATCTCTTTCACCACGGCGTCTAGAGGGAAGTACTTCTCGATCAGGCTGCTCAGCGCCTGCGAGGCCGGAAGCACCTTCTGCTCGCCTTCCCCACTGCTCGCTCCAAGCTCAATCTTCGGCCAGCGGTAGGCAACAATTTTCTGTTCGCTGGTAATCAGCTCCAGCCTCACCCGGAACAACGACCATTTCTCCTGCACCAGCGGGTGGAGCACGAAAGTGCCCACGTCACTCTCCTGCGAGTCGAACCGGTAGCTTGCGATATCCGGGATCTGTCCCTCCAGCGCCTTGCTCAGCTCAGAGAAGGACGAATAGATCAGCTTGCTGTCGATCGGATTCTCCAGCTTCACCAGCGGCTCATTCTGCCCCTCGCTGGAATAGCTGTAAGTAATCGCAGGCAGCTTGGGCGTGGCCGCCGGGATCGGAGACAGAATCCGGATTCCCTTCTGCTCCATAACGGCCTGAGTTTCCTTGGACAGGGAAGTGAAATCAAGATTCGCGCTGACCTGCTCGCGCAGATCCATCCACAGCTGGTAGCACAGCAGCAGGTTCAGTCCCAGAAAGGCGAAGATCAGCACATTTTTGGCTCTTCCCCAGTCCATAGTTACTCCTCCTCAAAGTTTTGTGAGCCGTTCATCCTGATTTATCTTCGTACAAAACTACTTCGTAAGCATAATCCGCACTTAATTCAATGTATAAACACTGTCATCTTCAAGTGTGACCTTCCAGACCGGAAGCAGCTGCAGCTTGTCTTCCTTCAGCACCGGCACATATGCAGGAATGATGTCCTCCACAGGCGACACCTTGCCCAGCTGGTCCAGCTGATTCTGCAGTTCTTCACCTCCGGATAACTCCACAATCTTTTTCACGGCCTTCGTATTGTCGACATACATCAGCGAACGTTCATAATGGGAGACCGTGCCCTGCTGCAGCTCCACATGGATCGTGCCATACTGCAGCTGCGGCTTGCTGATAATGGGATAGGAGCCGTTCGGATAGGAGCCGTAATATTGCTGGAACGAAACCTTCCG
This window encodes:
- the cydD gene encoding thiol reductant ABC exporter subunit CydD codes for the protein MDKNLLGYKGVKPVFLIVGFLTLVQSLSILLLAKSLAEVVSALFAGEPLEEQWATSLLFLLAFLLRHICALLMSRVSYRFAEATGSSMRRAMMDKLFQLGPRLAGDRGTGTLVTLVLEGVTKFRTYLELIIPRMVGMSVTPFLLLFYVYTLDTASGIILTLTMPIIIVFMILIGMTARKQMDRQLKSYRTLSNHFVDSLRGLETLKFLGRSRSHSESIALVSDRYRSATMKTLRVAFLSSFAMDFFTMLSVASVAVSLGLRLVNEQMTLVTGLTILILAPEYFLPVRLVGADFHATLDGKEAGEAMKSIIDRDTAQAVLVEPSGTEQGTAASIPASVFSWKPESELTLSDIGVKYEEEGGPSLDEVNLSFKGACRIGIIGESGAGKSTLVDVLGGFLHPDSGQIRINGTAVSALTDEAWRKQTSYIPQRPYIFSGSLAENVRFYYPEASDEEVAGVVAAAGLSKLAAALPQGLAEPIGSGGRVLSGGQEQRVALARALLSRRPILLLDEPTAHLDIETEYELKETMLPLFAGKLVFLATHRLHWMTDMDLVVVMKQGRVAEVGTPQELIARKGAYYELIQLQLEGIH
- the cydB gene encoding cytochrome d ubiquinol oxidase subunit II, translated to MSLNELWFLLIAVLFVGFFFLEGFDFGVGMQTQLLAKNDSEKRVLINSIGPFWDANEVWLITAAGAMFAAFPEWYATLFSGFYIPFVFALLALIARGVAFEFRGKRDSQAWKKTWDACIFFGSLLPPFLLAVVFASFIKGLPIDADMQMRAGFTDIVNVYTVLAGVAVVMMCLVHGLMFTTLRTTGDLQLRARKLAQKLLLPLGALLVAFVVMTYYMTDIFEQRGTWLLIIIILGIAAYVAAGYFMTKEKDSWAFGMTGAVFALSVASIFVGLFPRVMISSIDQAFNLTITNAASGHYSLKVMTIVALTMLPFVLGYQIWSYFIFHKRIHEKEHLEY
- a CDS encoding cytochrome ubiquinol oxidase subunit I gives rise to the protein MDTVMLSRFQFASTTIFHYFFVPVSIGLALLIAIMETMYVRKGNEEYKKMAQFWGKLFLINFAVGVVTGILQEFQFGMNWSDYSRFVGDVFGAPLAIEALLAFFLESTFIGLWIFGWDKVSKRVHLLSIWLVAFGTMLSAFWILVANSFMQHPVGFAVNNGRAEMNDFFALITNGQLLVEFPHTVLAAYATGAFLVTGISAYKLLKKQEVSFFKKSFEIAAIVGIISSIGVAVAGHAQAQYLVGTQPMKMAATEALWGKSGDPAPWTVWANIDPVNKVNTNEFQIPYMLSFLSYSKFSGEVKGMNQLQAEYEQQYGPGDYIPPVRTTFWSFRIMVLAGTLMIVLGLYAMYLMWRKKMDRPNTWFMRFMLWGLLLPPIANTAGWIMTEIGRQPWTVFGLMQTKDSVSPNITSGQVLFSVISFTTIYAILGAVLVGLFIKVIKQGPYNMDQDHGQPHDPYNKGVGPHVS
- a CDS encoding cold-shock protein, whose amino-acid sequence is MNYRKKPLEEIPEENTAIWACTNEGCNGWMRDNFAFEHAPSCRLCHSPMERSMKMLPLLLNSNGDLKSLKKGISIT
- a CDS encoding cold-shock protein encodes the protein MQTGTVKWFNAEKGFGFIEVEGGSDVFVHFSAITGDGFKTLDEGQRVEFNVVQGNRGPQAENVVKL
- a CDS encoding S1C family serine protease, giving the protein MGLFDDDFYSTKVSRRRERAETSSSSNNRTWSVRKSRRGLSTLQISAISSLISAVVAVLLFSLVTGQLSQEKVAEPVRVQNVAPSSGDPYERIIQAAATVRPAVVSIINHKEDNKELEILDESALGSGVIYKKDNKKAYIITNNHVIDGSGDLEVVTVDGVTRKAELVGTDKVSDIAVLSIDVKGINMVAQIGDSSKLRLGETVIAIGNPLGLGDTLTSGIVSYTERTIPVSLNQDGVYDWEQEVIQTDAAINEGNSGGALVDLNGKVIGINTMKISDTGVEGLGFAIPANHVMDIADELSAKGKIARSYLGVYSIDLNNPYVPLAEDQRKELNLPTSVTDGVVVLDAVGPGKEAGLQLNDVITKFDNQPIHSTLQLRKYLYDKTKIGDELKITFYRNGEVKQVTVKLLEKPEE
- a CDS encoding MBL fold metallo-hydrolase; this translates as MGISFTVLSSGSTGNVTVVRNGETTLMIDAGLSAKRIDELLAMRELTGSDIDGILVTHEHSDHIRGLGAMARKYDLPIYANTNTWGAIEKGIGKIAEHNRVILESGEQRDFGSLRVESFAISHDAAEPVAYNFYDGSEKLCVATDLGYVSDKVRTAISDADVLVLEANHDIEMLRMGRYPWNTKRRILGDMGHLSNDAAGAALSEILTGRTKRAYLAHLSRDHNMIDLARMSVRCAMEDRGTFYKDTEFKLCDTYFDRPTPWDKVSQS
- the yycI gene encoding two-component system regulatory protein YycI, producing the protein MDWGRAKNVLIFAFLGLNLLLCYQLWMDLREQVSANLDFTSLSKETQAVMEQKGIRILSPIPAATPKLPAITYSYSSEGQNEPLVKLENPIDSKLIYSSFSELSKALEGQIPDIASYRFDSQESDVGTFVLHPLVQEKWSLFRVRLELITSEQKIVAYRWPKIELGASSGEGEQKVLPASQALSSLIEKYFPLDAVVKEIELGYYGELFNSESQVASPMWRFILEDGSTYYVDAISADIISPKTTE